One segment of Triticum aestivum cultivar Chinese Spring chromosome 2A, IWGSC CS RefSeq v2.1, whole genome shotgun sequence DNA contains the following:
- the LOC123189818 gene encoding uncharacterized protein: protein MVFQYQHDMDMRCSGVSSIVGKYCKSWVMKAEPRTSRLTGFEWLQETIGTPGETYTMLRMNAHVFFDLHDKLVAKYDLKETCFVTTYESLAMFLWTLGGCESNRRTQNRFKHGADTVHRKFHEVLHCVIKMSSHYIRPQDPNFHIVHDRIKRDKRAYPHLKDCIGAIDGTHVRASIPEGPSKVRYIGRTGATTQNVMAVCNFDMHFTYASIGQPGSMHDTSVLFHAIENDKATSPHPPKGKYYLVDAGYPNRDGYLAPYKGERYHVPNFQRGAPPTTPVEKFNRIHSSKRNTIERTFGVWKMKWQILLKMPNYSIATQKMIVAATMTLHNYVCLHDKEDLHFLRCERDPDYVPTIPDRYKKYAIPSNASDASTTAESGPNMDLFRHELATAIALTW, encoded by the exons ATGGTTTTCCAATATCAACATGATATGGACATGCGTTGCTCAGGTGTGTCATCCATAGTTGGTAAGTATTGTAAAAGTTGGGTCATGAAGGCCGAGCCTAGGACATCTAGGTTGACTGGTTTTGAATGGTTGCAAGAGACTATTGGCACACCCGGAGAGACGTACACAATGTTGAGAATGAATGCACATGTGTTCTTTGATCTTCATGACAAGTTGGTGGCGAAGTACGACCTCAAAGAAACATGCTTTGTTACCACTTATGAGTCTCTTGCTATGTTCTTGTGGACCTTGGGGGGTTGTGAATCAAATAGGAGGACCCAAAACCGTTTCAAACATGGAGCAGATACAGTCCACCGTAAGTTCCATGAGGTTCTACATTGTGTGATCAAGATGTCATCTCACTACATTAGGCCTCAAGACCcaaattttcacattgtgcatgatAGGATTAAGCGTGACAAACGGGCTTATCCTCACCTCAAAGACTGCATTGGTGCAATAGATGGGACACATGTTAGGGCTTCTATTCCGGAGGGACCGTCAAAAGTAAGGTACATTGGAAGAACGGGTGCAACAACTCAGAATGTGATGGCAGTATGCAACTTTGATATGCATTTCACATATGCTTCAATTGGACAACCGGGTTCTATGCATGACACAAGTGTGCTATTCCATGCTATTGAAAATGACAAGGCTACATCCCCACATCCTCCCAAGG GCAAGTACTACCTTGTAGACGCCGGTTATCCTAACAGAGATGGCTATCTAGCACCCTACAAAGGAGAACGCTATCACGTCCCAAACTTCCAAAGAGGTGCGCCCCCAACTACTCCCGTAGAGAAGTTCAACCGGATCCACTCTTCCAAGCGCAATACCATAGAGAGAACCTTTGGTGTGTGGAAGATGAAATGGCAAATCTTGCTCAAGATGCCAAACTACTCGATTGCAACACAAAAAATGATTGTTGCGGCTACCATGACACTACACAACTACGTCTGCCTCCATGACAAAGAGGATCTCCACTTTCTTCGATGTGAAAGGGATCCGGATTATGTTCCAACCATTCCTGATAGATACAAGAAGTATGCTATTCCTTCAAATGCATCGGATGCTTCAACAACGGCAGAAAGTGGTCCTAACATGGATTTGTTTAGGCATGAACTAGCTACCGCCATTGCTCTTACTTGGTGA